A stretch of DNA from Candidatus Cloacimonas sp.:
AGAATTGGCAGAATATAAAGGAACTCATTTTCAAGTTTGCTGGAAATCAAAAAAGTAAGATAAATGGAAATAGGTAACAAATAACTCCCCACGGATATCCTGTCAATGTCATTAATTGATCTCAATAGAGTTCCTTTACGGCTGACAAACAGAATCAGAAAGAAAAACAGAGCCAGCACCAGAACATACCAGTGGTCCGTAAAAAGATAGGGGAAGGTTATTGTTGAAAGTGTTGCCGTAAAGTGTGCCAATTTACGTGTTATTTCTCCATTGATCCCCAAGCGACGGTATACTAATTCGGCTAAAGCCAGCACTAAAATAATTGCAATCAGAAAAATAACAGTCAAAGTTATCTGGTTTCCCA
This window harbors:
- a CDS encoding phosphatidate cytidylyltransferase, producing MGNQITLTVIFLIAIILVLALAELVYRRLGINGEITRKLAHFTATLSTITFPYLFTDHWYVLVLALFFFLILFVSRKGTLLRSINDIDRISVGSYLLPISIYLTFLISSKLENEFLYILPIL